The following are encoded in a window of Trichocoleus sp. genomic DNA:
- the purC gene encoding phosphoribosylaminoimidazolesuccinocarboxamide synthase has protein sequence MSDMLEPTILYEGKAKVLYPTDDPNVLLTHFKDDATAFNAQKRGSIIGKGEMNCAISSHLFQLLEAKGVPTHWIDRPAPTEMHVRAVKILPIEVVIRNIAAGSLCRETGLELGTVLKQPLVEFYYKNDGLGDPMLTLDRLFLLELATPQQVEQLRQMALQINQILVQFFQECGITLVDFKLEFGIDTDGKLILADEISPDTCRLWNQAASDPKQRILDKDRFRQDLGNVEEAYRQVLERVLAHPVRS, from the coding sequence ATGTCAGATATGTTAGAGCCTACGATCCTTTACGAAGGGAAAGCAAAAGTCCTCTATCCAACGGATGATCCCAATGTTTTGCTAACTCACTTTAAAGACGACGCAACTGCTTTTAACGCGCAGAAGCGAGGCAGCATTATTGGCAAAGGTGAGATGAACTGTGCCATCTCCAGCCATTTATTTCAGTTGCTTGAGGCTAAAGGGGTTCCAACCCACTGGATCGATCGCCCTGCTCCCACTGAGATGCATGTTCGCGCTGTCAAAATTCTGCCGATTGAAGTCGTAATCCGCAATATTGCTGCTGGCAGCCTTTGCCGTGAAACGGGGCTAGAGTTAGGAACAGTGCTGAAGCAGCCATTGGTCGAGTTCTACTACAAAAATGACGGCTTGGGTGATCCAATGCTGACGCTCGATCGACTTTTTCTACTAGAGCTGGCAACCCCGCAACAAGTCGAGCAATTGCGCCAAATGGCACTCCAAATTAATCAAATTCTGGTTCAGTTTTTTCAGGAGTGTGGCATTACGCTGGTTGATTTCAAACTTGAGTTCGGCATTGACACAGATGGCAAGCTGATTCTGGCAGACGAGATTAGCCCTGACACCTGTCGCTTATGGAATCAGGCAGCCTCCGATCCAAAACAGCGTATTCTAGACAAAGACCGATTTCGGCAAGATTTGGGAAATGTTGAAGAAGCTTATCGTCAGGTGTTAGAAAGAGTTCTGGCACATCCTGTGCGATCGTAA
- a CDS encoding adenylate/guanylate cyclase domain-containing protein, which translates to MNAPSSHLHPQPAPDDFSPLVAQDENLAIEPIPNEVDEPEIMPTRKLEPGNGSPLNMIDITSENSQPGQIVRSNSELTRSQGAFEAFLAPLTQESFRRVVSDVEQKLQVVNQTLSLLDNVLESKGFDAILKEMLLSITLKTGELLNADRSTIFLLDDEKDELWSIMAKDENGSNLELRLPKTVGIAGEVATSKQAINIPYDFYRDPRSKTAQELDKKNGYRTYTMLTMPLLTEGGNLVAVVQLINKLKPVHNPEASLDEKIDLEGFTTKDEQLFWDFAPSIRLILESSRSFYKATQQQRAASALMKATTALSQSSLDLEETLKKVMDEAKELMQADRSTLWLIDRERHQLWTKLPIEGRLQEVRISMGEGFAGQVAMTGKPVLIPFDLYDHPNSTKSKETDKRTDYRTCSMLCMPVFNADDELIAVTQLINKKKQGVETPYDPATYPEAPECWRASFNRNDQEFMKAFNIQAGVALQNAKLFATVKQQEQTQRDILRSLSNGVISTDKEGNVITANERAKKLLGLAEGSVLEGQPVTNLVQVDKADFHKWFHSVLNATDEKSSQQYYVDQTLLAQDGQEHSINLTINTIADANDGQQVSGGLVVIEDISKEKRIKTAMSRYMSQELVERALSGEIKLGGERKEVSVLFSDIRSYTTLTESMEAEEVVAMLNEYFESMVDAVFRYDGALDKYIGDAIMAVFGSLVPLEDHAWMSVQSAIEMRHRLTLFNENRPANRKIKIGIGLNSDVVISGNIGSSRRIEFTAIGDGVNLGSRLESASKQYGTDIIISDSTYQPCADRVWARELDCIRVKGKNKPVSIYELVGLRSEPLSDEKKQAIDLYHQGRSHYLNRKFTKAMQAFGTILEDISYQDKAAQMHIERCQYWLTHPPTEEVWADGVWTLTEK; encoded by the coding sequence ATGAACGCTCCATCGTCGCATCTGCATCCCCAGCCTGCCCCTGACGATTTCTCCCCCCTGGTCGCTCAGGATGAGAATTTGGCGATCGAGCCCATCCCCAATGAAGTGGATGAACCCGAGATCATGCCGACTCGCAAGCTTGAGCCAGGCAATGGTTCACCGCTCAACATGATTGATATAACCAGCGAAAATTCCCAACCTGGTCAAATTGTCCGCTCCAACAGTGAACTCACCCGAAGCCAAGGTGCTTTCGAGGCTTTCCTCGCACCGCTAACGCAAGAGAGCTTTAGGCGAGTCGTCTCAGACGTTGAACAGAAGTTGCAGGTCGTCAACCAGACCCTTTCCCTGTTGGATAATGTGCTGGAGTCCAAAGGGTTTGATGCCATCCTCAAGGAGATGCTGCTCTCCATCACCCTGAAGACAGGCGAACTGCTCAATGCCGATCGATCGACAATTTTTCTGTTGGATGACGAAAAAGATGAACTTTGGTCGATCATGGCTAAAGATGAGAACGGCAGCAATCTGGAGTTGCGCCTTCCTAAAACAGTGGGGATTGCTGGAGAAGTAGCCACCTCAAAGCAGGCAATCAATATTCCCTACGATTTCTACCGAGATCCGCGCTCAAAAACGGCTCAAGAACTCGACAAGAAAAATGGCTATCGCACGTACACCATGCTGACAATGCCCCTGTTAACCGAGGGGGGCAATCTAGTTGCTGTTGTGCAGTTGATCAACAAGCTCAAGCCAGTCCACAATCCGGAAGCATCCCTAGACGAAAAAATTGATCTGGAAGGCTTCACTACCAAAGACGAACAGCTATTTTGGGATTTTGCTCCCTCAATTCGGCTCATTCTAGAATCCTCGCGATCGTTCTACAAGGCAACACAGCAGCAGCGGGCAGCCTCGGCACTGATGAAGGCAACCACGGCGCTTAGCCAGAGCAGCCTCGACCTGGAGGAAACTCTGAAAAAGGTCATGGATGAGGCAAAAGAACTAATGCAGGCAGACCGGAGTACCCTCTGGCTTATCGATCGAGAGCGGCATCAGCTTTGGACGAAACTGCCGATTGAAGGACGACTGCAGGAAGTTAGGATCTCAATGGGTGAAGGCTTTGCTGGGCAGGTTGCCATGACGGGAAAACCTGTCTTAATCCCTTTTGACCTGTACGATCATCCCAACTCTACTAAATCTAAAGAAACCGACAAACGCACGGACTATCGGACTTGCAGCATGCTCTGTATGCCTGTGTTCAATGCTGATGACGAACTCATTGCAGTGACGCAGCTCATCAACAAGAAAAAGCAGGGGGTTGAAACCCCTTACGATCCGGCAACCTACCCAGAAGCACCTGAGTGCTGGCGAGCCAGTTTTAACCGCAACGACCAGGAATTCATGAAGGCATTCAACATCCAGGCAGGGGTTGCTCTTCAGAATGCCAAGCTATTTGCTACGGTCAAGCAGCAAGAACAAACCCAGCGGGATATTCTTCGATCGCTCTCCAATGGCGTCATCTCCACAGACAAAGAAGGCAATGTCATTACGGCAAATGAGCGAGCAAAAAAACTCTTGGGCTTAGCAGAAGGGTCGGTGCTGGAAGGGCAACCCGTTACTAACTTAGTTCAGGTAGACAAAGCTGATTTCCATAAGTGGTTTCATAGCGTTCTGAATGCCACTGACGAAAAGAGCAGCCAGCAATATTATGTTGACCAAACGCTGCTTGCTCAAGATGGACAGGAACACAGCATCAACCTCACCATTAATACGATCGCCGATGCAAATGACGGGCAGCAGGTGTCGGGTGGCTTGGTCGTCATTGAAGACATCAGCAAGGAGAAACGCATCAAAACAGCGATGTCGCGCTATATGAGTCAAGAACTGGTTGAGCGTGCCCTCAGCGGCGAGATTAAGCTGGGCGGCGAGCGCAAAGAAGTTTCAGTCTTGTTCTCCGATATCCGCAGCTACACGACCTTGACTGAAAGCATGGAAGCAGAGGAAGTTGTTGCCATGCTCAACGAATATTTTGAATCAATGGTGGATGCCGTCTTTAGGTATGATGGCGCACTAGATAAATACATTGGCGATGCGATCATGGCTGTGTTTGGGTCGCTCGTGCCGCTGGAAGATCATGCTTGGATGTCGGTACAGAGTGCGATCGAGATGCGTCACCGTCTAACGCTCTTTAATGAGAACCGTCCAGCAAACCGCAAGATTAAGATTGGCATTGGCTTAAATTCAGATGTGGTGATTAGCGGCAACATTGGCTCTAGCCGCCGAATTGAGTTTACGGCGATCGGGGATGGCGTGAATTTGGGATCGCGGCTCGAAAGCGCCAGCAAGCAATATGGGACAGATATCATCATCAGCGATAGCACTTACCAACCCTGCGCCGATCGCGTCTGGGCCCGTGAGTTAGATTGCATCCGAGTCAAAGGCAAAAACAAGCCTGTCAGCATTTATGAATTGGTGGGGCTGCGCTCAGAGCCGCTTTCAGATGAGAAAAAGCAGGCGATCGATCTCTATCATCAGGGACGTAGCCATTATCTGAACCGCAAATTTACGAAAGCAATGCAGGCATTCGGCACTATCTTAGAAGACATTAGCTATCAGGACAAAGCAGCCCAGATGCACATCGAACGCTGCCAATACTGGCTCACTCATCCCCCAACAGAAGAGGTTTGGGCAGATGGTGTTTGGACATTGACGGAAAAGTGA
- a CDS encoding CsbD family protein — protein sequence MSTEDRIKAAAKNVEGKVQEAFGDATGDPKHEAAGQAKQGEAKVRNTAEDVKDEVKRAID from the coding sequence ATGAGTACTGAAGACAGAATTAAAGCAGCTGCGAAAAACGTTGAAGGCAAAGTTCAAGAAGCATTTGGTGATGCCACAGGCGACCCAAAACATGAGGCAGCAGGTCAAGCGAAGCAGGGTGAAGCAAAGGTTCGAAATACTGCTGAAGATGTGAAAGACGAAGTGAAGCGAGCAATTGACTAA
- the htpG gene encoding molecular chaperone HtpG, whose amino-acid sequence MATILEQGNISIHTENIFPIIKKWLYSDHEIFLRELISNAVDAIQKLRMVSRSGEYSGEMGEPEITIALDKEKKTLSISDTGIGMTADEVKKYINQVAFSSAEEFVEKYKNSSDQSIIGHFGLGFYSSFMVASQVEIDTLSYKEGAQAVHWSCDGSTQFELSDSDRTAQGTTITLTLMDEEQEYLEPYRIKQLVKTYCDFMPFPIKLDGEQINRQKAPWKESPNSLTQEDYLEFYRYLYPFQEEPLLWVHLNTDYPFVVNGILYFPKLKPDVDVTKGQIKLFCNQVFVSDNCEEVIPRFLLPLRGVIDSTDIPLNVSRSFLQNDRTVRKIADYIAKKVGDRLKELYRDDRAQYIRCWQDLGTFVKFGSMNDEKFKKQVEDILIFRTTHHVTGDQGSDEAAPAVQVQSEAGDIWQDVTPSSAPTPDMLDGKAYTTLKEYLERNQSRHENRVYYCTDAASQATYVELHKSQGLEVLFMDSFIDSHFISFLEREHPEVKFSRVDSDLDETLIDKDKSSEIVDPTTNKTRSEQVKELFEKALNKPNLTIRTEALKSENAEAAPPAMVLLPEALRRLREMNALLTQQTMEFPEEHTLLVNTAHPLIQNLLTINQGNIITEGDSPSAQLSNLICQHVYDLALMAQKGFDADGMKSFVERSNQVLTRLTQK is encoded by the coding sequence ATGGCAACTATCCTCGAACAGGGCAATATCAGCATCCATACTGAGAATATTTTCCCGATCATCAAGAAATGGCTCTACTCCGACCACGAAATTTTCTTAAGAGAGCTTATTTCTAACGCAGTGGATGCAATTCAGAAGCTGCGAATGGTATCTCGCTCTGGAGAATATTCAGGGGAAATGGGAGAACCTGAAATTACGATCGCTCTAGATAAAGAGAAAAAAACGCTCTCGATCTCGGATACGGGCATCGGCATGACGGCGGACGAGGTCAAGAAATATATTAATCAGGTCGCCTTTTCCAGCGCTGAGGAGTTTGTCGAGAAGTACAAAAACAGCAGTGATCAGTCAATTATTGGTCACTTTGGTTTGGGCTTCTACTCGTCTTTCATGGTTGCCTCGCAGGTCGAGATTGATACCCTCTCCTACAAAGAAGGCGCACAGGCAGTTCACTGGTCTTGTGATGGCTCCACCCAATTTGAACTGAGTGACTCCGATCGCACGGCTCAGGGCACAACAATTACGTTGACCTTGATGGACGAGGAGCAAGAATATCTGGAGCCATACCGGATCAAGCAGTTGGTGAAGACCTACTGTGACTTCATGCCCTTCCCGATCAAGCTCGACGGAGAGCAAATCAACCGGCAAAAAGCACCCTGGAAAGAGTCGCCTAATAGCCTGACGCAAGAAGATTACCTGGAGTTCTATCGCTACCTGTACCCATTTCAGGAAGAGCCGCTGCTGTGGGTGCACTTAAATACGGACTATCCCTTTGTCGTCAATGGCATTCTCTATTTTCCGAAGCTGAAGCCAGATGTTGATGTCACGAAAGGGCAGATTAAGCTGTTCTGCAATCAAGTATTTGTGAGCGACAACTGCGAAGAGGTGATCCCCCGATTCCTGCTGCCGCTGCGAGGAGTGATTGACAGCACTGATATTCCGCTCAACGTTTCGCGCAGCTTCTTACAAAACGATCGCACGGTTCGCAAGATCGCTGACTACATCGCTAAGAAAGTAGGCGACCGACTCAAAGAACTCTATCGGGACGATCGCGCTCAATATATCCGCTGCTGGCAAGACCTGGGCACGTTCGTCAAGTTTGGCTCGATGAACGATGAAAAGTTCAAAAAACAGGTTGAGGACATTCTGATCTTCCGCACAACTCATCATGTGACTGGAGATCAGGGATCAGATGAGGCGGCTCCAGCAGTTCAGGTACAGTCGGAAGCAGGGGATATTTGGCAAGATGTGACTCCATCCTCGGCACCCACGCCCGACATGCTTGATGGCAAGGCTTACACAACGCTGAAGGAATATCTGGAGCGCAACCAGTCTCGCCACGAAAATCGGGTTTATTACTGTACAGACGCAGCTTCTCAGGCAACCTACGTTGAACTGCACAAGAGTCAGGGCTTGGAAGTGCTGTTTATGGATTCTTTCATCGACAGCCACTTTATCAGTTTCCTGGAGCGGGAACACCCTGAAGTCAAGTTCTCTCGCGTTGATTCTGACCTGGATGAAACCCTGATCGATAAGGACAAGTCCAGCGAGATTGTTGATCCCACTACAAACAAAACACGGAGCGAACAGGTTAAAGAGCTATTTGAGAAAGCACTCAATAAGCCAAATTTGACCATTCGGACAGAAGCACTGAAGTCTGAAAATGCGGAAGCTGCTCCTCCGGCAATGGTACTGTTGCCTGAAGCCCTGCGCCGTTTGCGCGAAATGAATGCCCTCTTGACGCAACAAACGATGGAGTTCCCCGAAGAACATACTCTGCTCGTCAATACGGCACATCCGCTGATTCAAAACCTGCTTACGATTAATCAGGGCAACATCATCACTGAAGGTGATTCTCCCTCTGCTCAGCTCTCGAACCTGATTTGTCAGCACGTCTATGATCTTGCACTGATGGCACAGAAAGGTTTTGATGCAGACGGGATGAAGTCGTTTGTGGAGCGATCGAACCAGGTGCTAACGCGGCTAACGCAGAAGTAA